A single region of the Saprospiraceae bacterium genome encodes:
- a CDS encoding LytTR family DNA-binding domain-containing protein: protein MKVVIIEDEIVAANTLQRIIAAYDPNIELLEVIRSVNQAVSWLAKNIALVDLIFMDIKLSDGLSFEIFEKIKIHKPTIFTTAFDEYAIQAFRVNSIDYLLKPVNLKDLTRAMEKFALWRTPASGYIDYQQIFSQLKLNEPAYKSRFLVKSGKVLQAIEAKDIAYFVAEGNLVLLKTFGNNSFPVAFPLHRLEEILDPNFFFRVSRNLIIQMESIVKLTSFSKGRLKLELKPTFLNGIIISNQKAIGLKEWLDK, encoded by the coding sequence ATGAAAGTGGTAATCATTGAAGATGAAATAGTTGCGGCAAATACGCTCCAACGGATTATTGCAGCCTATGATCCTAACATTGAGCTGCTCGAAGTAATCAGAAGTGTTAATCAGGCAGTCAGTTGGCTAGCAAAAAATATAGCACTGGTTGACCTGATTTTTATGGATATAAAATTATCAGACGGATTGAGTTTTGAGATTTTCGAAAAAATAAAGATCCATAAACCAACCATTTTCACTACTGCATTTGATGAATATGCTATTCAAGCCTTTCGGGTAAACAGTATTGATTATTTGTTAAAACCGGTCAACCTGAAGGACCTGACAAGGGCTATGGAAAAATTTGCCCTATGGCGTACCCCAGCTTCCGGGTACATTGATTACCAACAGATTTTTAGTCAATTAAAGTTAAATGAGCCAGCTTACAAATCCCGGTTTCTGGTGAAAAGTGGGAAAGTACTTCAAGCGATAGAGGCGAAAGATATTGCCTATTTTGTGGCAGAAGGGAACCTGGTGCTATTGAAAACTTTTGGAAATAATAGTTTCCCTGTTGCTTTTCCCCTTCATAGGTTAGAAGAAATATTAGATCCAAATTTCTTCTTTAGGGTTTCTCGCAACCTGATTATACAGATGGAATCCATCGTTAAATTGACCTCTTTTTCCAAAGGCCGATTAAAGCTGGAACTCAAACCGACATTCCTCAATGGCATTATTATTAGTAACCAAAAAGCGATTGGATTAAAAGAATGGCTTGATAAATGA
- a CDS encoding pitrilysin family protein, whose protein sequence is MIAFSRFELKNGLRVVVHKDESTPMVALNVLYNVGSRDESPEKTGFAHLFEHLMFGGSVNIPDFDDPIQLAGGENNAFTNTDITNFYELLPTENIETAFWLESDRMLGLNFDEKVLDVQRKVVVEEFKETCLNQPYGDAWHHLSDLAYKVHPYQWPTIGKVPKHVEDATIEDVKSFFYNYYRPNNAILVVCGNISEEKVKTLAEKWFGDIPAGVIPPRNLPEEPPQKKLQRRLNKAKVPNDALYLAFHSPSRMHPAFYPTDLLTDILCNGSSSRLYRRLLKEQQLFTQIDCYLTGSIDPGLLIIEAHPAKGVSRAQAKAAIWRELEDIKNNLIPERELQKIKNRVESTLAFSELNVLNKAINIAFFELLGDADIINKEVDYYRAITATELQQIANQMLTKENCSELYYKAQA, encoded by the coding sequence GTGATAGCATTTTCGAGGTTTGAGTTGAAAAACGGGTTACGGGTAGTGGTACACAAAGATGAAAGTACCCCAATGGTGGCTTTAAATGTGCTGTACAATGTGGGTTCGAGGGATGAATCTCCTGAAAAGACCGGGTTTGCCCACTTGTTTGAGCATTTGATGTTTGGAGGATCTGTCAATATCCCTGATTTTGATGATCCTATACAATTGGCCGGTGGTGAGAATAATGCCTTTACCAATACGGATATTACCAATTTCTATGAACTGCTGCCTACCGAAAATATAGAAACGGCCTTTTGGTTGGAATCTGACCGCATGCTTGGTCTGAATTTTGATGAAAAGGTCTTGGATGTGCAAAGGAAAGTGGTGGTGGAGGAATTTAAAGAAACGTGCCTCAATCAGCCCTATGGCGATGCCTGGCACCATCTCTCCGACCTTGCCTATAAGGTACATCCATACCAATGGCCCACCATCGGAAAGGTACCCAAACACGTAGAGGATGCAACCATTGAGGATGTCAAATCCTTTTTCTACAACTATTATCGCCCGAATAATGCTATTTTGGTCGTCTGTGGCAATATCAGCGAGGAAAAAGTTAAAACCTTGGCGGAAAAGTGGTTTGGAGATATTCCTGCTGGCGTCATTCCACCCAGGAATTTGCCTGAAGAACCGCCTCAAAAGAAATTGCAACGAAGGCTGAACAAGGCAAAAGTACCTAATGATGCGCTTTACCTGGCCTTTCATAGCCCATCCCGGATGCATCCTGCTTTTTACCCGACAGATTTATTGACCGATATTCTGTGTAATGGCTCTTCTTCTCGCCTTTATCGAAGATTATTGAAAGAACAACAGCTTTTTACTCAAATTGATTGTTATTTAACGGGAAGCATCGATCCGGGTTTGTTGATTATTGAAGCCCACCCCGCCAAGGGTGTTTCGCGAGCACAAGCTAAAGCGGCCATCTGGCGGGAATTAGAAGACATCAAAAACAATTTGATTCCCGAAAGAGAGCTGCAAAAAATTAAAAACAGGGTGGAGAGCACCTTGGCCTTTTCGGAATTAAACGTATTGAATAAAGCAATTAACATTGCTTTCTTTGAATTATTGGGCGATGCCGATATTATCAATAAAGAGGTGGATTACTACCGAGCCATCACCGCAACAGAACTCCAGCAAATAGCTAATCAAATGTTAACTAAAGAAAATTGCTCTGAGCTTTATTACAAGGCGCAGGCATAG
- a CDS encoding tetratricopeptide repeat protein: MRRFPPLLFMLCMSLIAYTQETQVTDSGWPFEVLKKGKSSILGVDQAMENHNQLIDANGHILISTYDVGIPDYQVVGDLSKQMQDACKIMALGGKYRFQIPMNHFQDMAKGNAPPNLPGDYIIWEVELLKILPPLPDISKIIRNILIKEGTDAAFKKFQELVEPKSKTVYLGEWEINKVGYMFLSKKSFKEAIVVFDFNVAQHPKSANAYDSLAEAHLNAGNKAEAIKHYKQSLLLNPNNDNAKKILAEVDR; encoded by the coding sequence ATGAGACGATTCCCCCCATTGTTATTCATGCTGTGCATGAGTTTGATTGCCTATACTCAAGAAACCCAAGTAACCGATAGTGGTTGGCCCTTTGAAGTATTAAAAAAAGGGAAATCTTCTATTTTGGGTGTTGACCAGGCAATGGAGAACCACAATCAGTTGATTGATGCAAATGGTCATATTTTGATCTCTACTTATGACGTTGGGATACCTGATTACCAAGTCGTCGGGGATCTGTCCAAGCAAATGCAAGATGCTTGCAAAATAATGGCCCTTGGTGGAAAGTATCGCTTTCAAATTCCGATGAATCATTTCCAGGACATGGCAAAAGGAAATGCGCCACCAAATTTGCCAGGTGATTACATCATTTGGGAAGTAGAGTTGCTTAAAATTTTGCCGCCACTCCCAGATATTTCAAAGATTATTAGGAATATCTTGATCAAAGAAGGAACAGATGCCGCCTTCAAAAAATTCCAGGAATTGGTTGAACCCAAAAGCAAAACGGTTTATCTAGGAGAATGGGAGATTAATAAGGTGGGGTATATGTTTTTGAGCAAGAAATCCTTCAAAGAAGCTATTGTGGTTTTTGATTTTAATGTTGCGCAACATCCCAAATCAGCCAATGCGTACGATAGTTTAGCAGAGGCTCACTTAAATGCAGGAAATAAAGCGGAGGCGATAAAGCATTACAAACAATCACTTTTACTCAATCCCAATAACGATAATGCGAAGAAGATACTAGCCGAAGTGGATCGCTAG
- a CDS encoding VOC family protein gives MQKINPFHLAVPVDNLDQARHFYGQVLGCEEGRSSDHWIDFNFYGHQFVVHYKPKAAVEEGLHSNPVDGHDVPVPHFGVVLDWDQWEDLAERMKAHGMPFVIEPYIRFKGQVGEQATMFFLDPAGNALEFKAFKDMGQLFAK, from the coding sequence ATGCAAAAGATAAACCCATTCCACCTTGCTGTACCTGTGGATAACCTGGATCAAGCAAGGCACTTTTATGGCCAGGTTTTAGGCTGCGAAGAAGGACGTTCATCCGATCATTGGATCGATTTCAATTTTTATGGGCACCAATTTGTGGTGCACTATAAACCCAAAGCAGCAGTAGAAGAAGGCTTGCATTCCAATCCGGTAGATGGCCATGATGTACCTGTCCCTCACTTTGGCGTGGTATTGGATTGGGATCAATGGGAGGATTTGGCTGAACGTATGAAGGCACATGGTATGCCTTTTGTGATAGAGCCCTATATTCGGTTTAAAGGACAGGTAGGAGAACAAGCCACGATGTTTTTCCTTGACCCTGCCGGAAATGCCTTGGAATTTAAAGCCTTTAAAGATATGGGGCAGTTATTTGCAAAGTAG
- a CDS encoding histidine kinase yields MDRTLIFWIRAMVPILITASMGTLIYFLHAFKKMSFNLNVMIVATVLVYAIFEMNRWIGQYLFQRNPQTKGIWIRFFLPFILSFLAAEGLIFLFYIPFKLYQIAQGANDTLHPIYLLTVSLQVFFLVLPANAINQILVLIQKWQEESLRVEQLEKEKVQAVLSSLKHQISPHFLFNNFNTLYGLIEEDAKLAGEYLLKLSTLYRNMLQNQEEVVAIREELKAFQDYLFLLKIRFAEDIQIVDELFFLEEEHFFIPPLTLQTLLENAVKHNHFNQTHPLKIWLKRNGGRIEFSNAFFPLEKPRMTSIGIGLENICTRYELLSDEAVEITQTDKLFFVSLPLLRLENSSYESGNH; encoded by the coding sequence ATGGATCGAACACTCATCTTTTGGATCCGAGCCATGGTCCCTATACTGATTACCGCGAGTATGGGAACACTTATATATTTTCTGCACGCCTTCAAAAAGATGAGTTTTAACCTTAATGTCATGATCGTGGCTACGGTATTGGTATATGCCATATTCGAAATGAATCGCTGGATTGGACAATATCTTTTCCAGAGAAACCCACAGACTAAAGGTATTTGGATTCGCTTTTTTTTACCTTTTATCCTCAGTTTTTTAGCAGCAGAAGGCTTGATTTTTCTTTTTTATATTCCGTTCAAATTGTACCAAATAGCTCAAGGCGCCAATGATACACTTCATCCTATTTATTTGTTAACGGTTTCCCTTCAGGTATTCTTTTTGGTTTTGCCGGCCAATGCGATCAATCAAATTTTGGTATTAATACAAAAATGGCAGGAGGAATCTCTTAGAGTGGAGCAATTGGAAAAGGAAAAAGTGCAAGCTGTATTGTCTTCCTTAAAACATCAAATTTCTCCCCATTTTTTGTTCAATAATTTCAATACCTTATATGGACTGATTGAAGAAGACGCCAAACTAGCAGGTGAATACCTATTGAAATTATCAACCCTTTATCGGAATATGCTTCAAAATCAAGAAGAGGTGGTGGCTATAAGAGAGGAATTGAAAGCCTTTCAGGATTATCTCTTTTTGCTCAAAATTCGTTTTGCCGAAGACATACAAATAGTTGATGAACTTTTTTTTTTGGAAGAGGAACATTTTTTTATCCCACCCCTTACCCTTCAAACTTTACTGGAAAATGCTGTCAAACACAACCACTTTAACCAGACCCATCCACTCAAAATCTGGTTGAAGAGAAATGGTGGGCGCATTGAATTTTCTAATGCTTTTTTTCCCCTGGAAAAACCCAGAATGACTTCAATTGGAATTGGACTGGAAAACATCTGTACCAGATACGAATTGCTGTCCGATGAAGCCGTTGAAATAACCCAAACAGATAAGCTTTTTTTCGTTAGTTTGCCTCTGCTTAGACTGGAAAATTCAAGTTATGAAAGTGGTAATCATTGA
- a CDS encoding TlpA disulfide reductase family protein has protein sequence MQRMKGYTILTLLIIFTSSTGLLAQQRVNVNIKIDDCGSTMNLYQFDGFKFNQVKSTTRKDDLFTFTLATGQSDFYHIGPNDKSTLPIILGKEDGVEVIGECRNLRNASANGSPMNKGYLAVRAKINDFKNETSKYLTRFRRAISSKDEAQIQVITQQLAELDQAKLAYLDSLNKANPYLGSIVALNTYLSYQNYGKDFNHEILYFSERYFHYVDWKNPAYNNLPWVYEGFKVYATTLSSLGIPAEEHQQMIQKELEKWPKSSSAQKLAFGGVLTELKKKTHPNYSYFADLFIENFKDIDPETTNALAKEIQRSKQLMVGGEAPNFTQQTPEGADLSLYDFRGKVVLVDFWASWCGPCRRENPHVVSLYNKYKEDGFEILGVSLDKTKDAWLQAIEKDGLGWQHVSDLQGWANAVAQAFGVSSIPHTILLDREGKILARGLRGEALQRKLEELFPKP, from the coding sequence ATGCAGCGAATGAAAGGATATACTATCTTGACGCTTCTTATCATTTTTACCTCCTCCACGGGGCTTTTGGCCCAACAAAGGGTAAATGTAAATATAAAGATTGACGATTGCGGCTCAACCATGAACCTCTACCAATTCGATGGGTTCAAGTTCAATCAGGTAAAATCCACTACCCGAAAAGACGATCTTTTTACCTTTACCCTGGCTACCGGGCAATCTGATTTTTACCACATAGGGCCCAATGATAAATCTACCCTTCCCATTATTCTTGGCAAGGAGGATGGCGTTGAAGTCATAGGAGAGTGCCGCAACCTGCGCAATGCTAGTGCCAATGGTTCGCCTATGAACAAGGGCTATTTGGCAGTGAGGGCTAAGATCAATGATTTTAAAAATGAGACCAGCAAATACCTGACCCGGTTTCGACGGGCCATTTCTAGCAAAGATGAAGCGCAGATCCAGGTCATTACCCAACAACTCGCTGAGCTGGATCAGGCCAAACTGGCTTACCTGGATTCCCTAAATAAAGCCAATCCTTATTTGGGCAGCATTGTCGCTTTGAATACCTATTTGAGTTATCAAAACTATGGCAAAGACTTTAATCACGAGATCCTTTACTTCTCTGAGCGTTATTTTCATTACGTCGATTGGAAAAACCCTGCCTACAATAACCTACCTTGGGTGTATGAAGGCTTTAAAGTCTATGCAACAACCCTGAGTAGTCTGGGCATTCCTGCAGAAGAACACCAGCAGATGATTCAAAAAGAATTGGAAAAATGGCCCAAGAGCTCAAGTGCCCAAAAGCTGGCCTTCGGCGGCGTGTTGACGGAGTTAAAGAAAAAGACCCACCCCAATTATTCGTATTTTGCCGATTTGTTTATCGAAAATTTCAAAGATATTGACCCTGAGACCACCAATGCATTGGCCAAAGAAATCCAAAGATCAAAGCAGCTAATGGTCGGCGGAGAGGCACCTAATTTCACCCAGCAAACGCCAGAGGGGGCTGATCTTAGCCTCTATGACTTTAGAGGAAAAGTAGTATTAGTAGATTTTTGGGCCAGCTGGTGTGGACCATGCCGAAGAGAAAATCCTCATGTGGTATCACTCTATAATAAGTACAAAGAAGATGGATTCGAAATTTTAGGGGTAAGCCTGGATAAAACCAAAGACGCCTGGTTGCAAGCCATCGAAAAAGACGGCTTAGGCTGGCAACATGTGAGCGACCTTCAAGGATGGGCAAATGCCGTTGCACAAGCTTTTGGCGTTTCTTCTATTCCACATACCATTTTGCTGGATAGAGAGGGCAAAATCCTGGCCAGGGGGCTCCGAGGCGAAGCCTTGCAACGGAAATTGGAAGAACTGTTTCCCAAGCCTTAG
- a CDS encoding aspartate kinase, which translates to MQVFKFGGTSVGSPERMREVAELIDDNQPKIVVLSAVSGTTNKLVALAGCLLRGDREEATERLQALKTEYTAFIKELLVSEADRKDGFKVLDEVLLTLKACFSTEFTSVQEKIVLAQGELLSTGLFLILLKSQGISSEMLPALDFMRIDEYNEPDLALIQFLLQQVMETTAPAAYYITQGYICLNANSEIDNLQRGGSDYTATLLGAALPATEVQIWTDIDGLHNNDPRVVEGTFPLRNVSYREAAELAYFGAKILHPTCVIPAEKAGVPIRLKNTMSPSAPGTLISAQSSNRAIAAIAAKDNIAAIKIRSGRMFNAYGFLRRIFEVFEQFRTPIDMITTSEVAVSLTIDNLTYLDAIIGALEPFGEVEYQLDQTIICIVGDRLHQQVGVTKKIFSALEEVPLRMVSYGGSNNNISILVHQDYKKQVLQKLQTHLFVSQTAEMC; encoded by the coding sequence ATGCAAGTATTTAAATTTGGAGGCACCTCTGTGGGGAGCCCCGAGCGAATGAGAGAAGTGGCAGAATTGATTGATGACAACCAGCCCAAAATAGTGGTCCTGTCAGCAGTTTCCGGTACCACTAATAAACTTGTTGCATTAGCAGGATGCTTATTGAGGGGAGATAGAGAAGAAGCGACAGAACGGCTGCAAGCCTTGAAAACGGAGTATACGGCATTTATTAAGGAATTATTGGTATCTGAGGCAGACCGCAAGGATGGCTTTAAGGTATTGGACGAGGTTTTGCTAACCCTTAAAGCTTGCTTTTCAACAGAATTTACTTCCGTTCAGGAAAAAATAGTGTTGGCACAGGGAGAATTGCTCTCCACTGGATTATTCTTAATCTTATTAAAGAGCCAAGGCATTAGCAGCGAGATGTTGCCAGCACTCGATTTTATGCGAATTGATGAATATAACGAACCGGATCTAGCGCTAATCCAATTTTTATTGCAGCAGGTGATGGAAACAACTGCTCCGGCAGCTTATTACATTACCCAAGGATACATCTGCCTAAATGCAAATAGTGAGATTGATAATCTGCAACGGGGTGGTAGTGATTATACTGCCACCCTGCTTGGAGCTGCGCTGCCTGCAACGGAAGTTCAGATTTGGACGGATATAGATGGGCTTCACAATAATGATCCCAGGGTGGTGGAAGGGACTTTCCCTTTGCGTAATGTGTCTTATCGGGAGGCGGCTGAGTTGGCCTATTTTGGAGCCAAAATTCTTCACCCTACTTGCGTGATCCCGGCCGAAAAAGCAGGTGTTCCTATCCGACTCAAGAATACCATGAGCCCCTCAGCTCCTGGAACCCTGATTTCCGCACAGTCTTCAAATAGAGCTATTGCCGCCATTGCAGCGAAGGACAATATTGCGGCCATTAAAATTCGCTCCGGTAGGATGTTCAATGCTTATGGCTTTTTACGTCGGATATTTGAAGTGTTTGAACAATTTCGAACCCCGATTGATATGATTACGACTTCAGAGGTGGCGGTTTCGCTTACGATTGATAACCTCACCTATCTGGATGCTATCATTGGAGCCTTGGAACCCTTCGGTGAGGTGGAATATCAATTGGATCAAACGATCATTTGTATTGTTGGGGATCGCCTACACCAGCAAGTGGGCGTTACTAAGAAGATTTTTTCTGCCCTGGAAGAAGTGCCATTGCGCATGGTTTCCTACGGTGGCAGCAATAATAATATATCTATTCTTGTCCATCAAGACTATAAAAAACAAGTGCTTCAGAAGCTACAGACACACCTGTTTGTGTCTCAAACGGCTGAAATGTGCTAA
- a CDS encoding TetR/AcrR family transcriptional regulator, protein MKTKDRILLVALQQFNDKGIEQVTIRSIAGETGISAGNLAYHFKNTDAIIYALYLQLVEVLGASIEALQGRSPDMKWLYDATAYNCRLMWKYRFLLLDFVAITRRIVTIRDHFRQLMHLRQWQIKAAINEMVASGLFEPEWEEGMYDKYILRMIILSDAWISDAQVHFDGQEEEIIHFYTTLIVSSIQPFLTPKGRSLYQEVGKTMGKPAIKTYPENGASSV, encoded by the coding sequence ATGAAGACAAAAGACCGAATTTTGCTAGTGGCGTTACAGCAGTTTAATGATAAGGGAATAGAGCAAGTAACCATTCGTAGCATCGCTGGGGAAACAGGCATAAGTGCTGGAAACCTTGCTTACCATTTTAAAAATACAGATGCCATTATCTATGCTTTATATTTACAATTGGTAGAAGTGCTGGGTGCTAGTATTGAAGCTCTTCAGGGCCGGAGTCCGGATATGAAATGGTTATATGATGCGACAGCCTATAATTGTCGTTTGATGTGGAAATACAGGTTCCTACTATTAGATTTTGTGGCCATTACCCGAAGAATAGTGACAATTAGAGATCATTTTCGACAATTAATGCATCTGCGTCAATGGCAAATTAAAGCCGCCATAAATGAGATGGTTGCCTCAGGGCTTTTCGAACCAGAGTGGGAGGAAGGTATGTATGATAAATATATTCTACGCATGATCATCCTGTCGGATGCTTGGATTTCAGATGCTCAAGTTCATTTTGACGGCCAGGAAGAAGAGATAATTCACTTTTATACCACCTTGATAGTCAGTTCTATACAGCCTTTTCTTACCCCGAAAGGAAGGTCCTTGTACCAGGAAGTTGGTAAAACCATGGGCAAACCCGCCATTAAGACTTATCCTGAAAATGGAGCCTCTTCGGTTTAA
- a CDS encoding sigma-70 family RNA polymerase sigma factor, translating to MESKTMTIKEKLQANREAAFRELYEAAFPVVARFIANKGGDLSIAKDIFQDAMVLYFEKIVADRLSIQHSPKAYLLGIAKNLWHQHCKHHRPGLALGEIDEPSADMNTYEETTAQHKGILDYLMVAGRKCLDLLQAFYYFKTPMKEIAEEFGYRSERSATVQKYKCLEKVRSEVKNSSHAEIIA from the coding sequence ATGGAATCAAAAACAATGACTATAAAGGAAAAATTGCAGGCGAATAGGGAGGCTGCATTTCGCGAACTATATGAGGCCGCATTTCCTGTAGTGGCAAGGTTTATTGCAAACAAAGGGGGAGATCTTTCGATTGCAAAAGATATTTTTCAAGATGCGATGGTGCTGTATTTTGAAAAAATCGTTGCAGATCGACTGAGCATTCAACATTCGCCCAAGGCTTACCTCCTGGGGATTGCTAAAAACCTATGGCACCAACATTGTAAGCATCATCGGCCAGGTTTGGCGCTGGGTGAAATTGACGAGCCTTCCGCTGACATGAACACTTACGAGGAAACAACAGCACAGCATAAGGGCATTTTGGATTATCTAATGGTGGCGGGACGTAAATGCCTCGATCTCTTGCAGGCTTTTTATTACTTCAAAACACCCATGAAGGAAATTGCTGAGGAATTTGGATATCGATCAGAGCGCTCCGCGACGGTGCAAAAATACAAATGCCTGGAAAAAGTCAGGAGCGAAGTAAAAAACAGTAGTCATGCGGAAATCATTGCGTGA
- a CDS encoding type III pantothenate kinase produces the protein MILAVDIGNSNVVVGGAEGGSWPHIWRFPTLTDREAVLFYHKQLSLHFLDADIDPVRLEAVVISSVVPDLTAGMEGVLEALSGKPPIVMGPKIYPYLPLKIDRPDEIGTDLVANALAAYLNLKKDTIVVDFGTALTFTIIDKTGHIRGVNIAPGLKTAISALFNKTAQLPEVPLELPNSIVGQSTVQAIQNGILVGYIGLVRHMLSEIRKELGPQYVAVATGGLSAILEPLKPDFVLIDPVLTLNGIRLAAELVNASH, from the coding sequence ATGATTTTAGCGGTTGATATAGGTAATTCCAATGTAGTCGTCGGCGGTGCAGAAGGTGGAAGTTGGCCCCATATTTGGCGCTTTCCAACGCTTACGGATAGAGAGGCAGTCTTATTTTACCATAAACAATTGAGTCTACATTTTTTAGATGCAGATATAGATCCAGTCCGCTTAGAAGCAGTTGTTATTAGTAGCGTAGTGCCAGATCTCACGGCGGGAATGGAGGGAGTATTAGAGGCATTATCGGGCAAGCCCCCCATTGTCATGGGTCCCAAGATTTATCCTTACCTTCCCTTGAAAATAGATCGCCCCGATGAAATAGGCACCGATTTGGTTGCCAATGCCTTAGCTGCCTATTTGAATTTAAAAAAAGACACTATTGTTGTAGATTTCGGCACCGCCTTGACCTTTACGATTATTGACAAAACTGGACATATTCGTGGCGTCAATATCGCTCCAGGCCTGAAAACAGCCATTAGTGCCTTATTTAATAAAACGGCCCAATTACCCGAGGTGCCTTTAGAATTGCCTAACTCCATTGTCGGCCAAAGCACCGTTCAAGCTATCCAGAATGGCATTTTAGTTGGATACATTGGCCTTGTCCGGCACATGCTTAGCGAAATCAGAAAAGAGCTCGGTCCTCAATATGTGGCAGTAGCGACGGGGGGCCTCTCTGCCATCCTCGAGCCGCTCAAACCCGATTTTGTACTGATCGATCCAGTCCTTACCTTGAATGGTATTCGCCTGGCGGCAGAGCTGGTGAACGCAAGCCATTAG
- a CDS encoding glycosyltransferase: MISFLISSLALLLVIGYYLLIHWLLYHWQQIREWEFPSSTKITTSVSILIPARNEAANITACIDSLLAQDFPSKLMEIIVIDDHSDDATPVLVQAYASPLVRLIKLADWAVADTMAFKKAAIQAGVQVAKGELILTTDADCVVPQKWLRYMTSYFEGNDVKCIVGPVAFHEEKTHLERFQSLDFLGMMLITGAGIQSKILHMGNGANLAYPRAVFQAVNGFDGVMDRASGDDMFLLQKIIAKYPGKMGFLKQREATILTKAKPDLSAFIQQRIRWGTKNTSYGERTITLVAGLVFLTCWSLLLSGLAILWGGWIALLFCLLLWGIKSLADYHLLTNATAFFHRKDLRRFFWMGQIGHVFYIAFIGLAALVVKRYVWKGRRVE; this comes from the coding sequence ATGATCAGTTTTTTGATCAGTAGCCTTGCACTATTATTAGTTATCGGCTATTATTTACTGATCCATTGGTTGTTATATCATTGGCAACAAATCCGGGAATGGGAATTTCCGAGTTCTACAAAGATAACCACGAGTGTCTCTATTCTAATTCCAGCACGTAATGAGGCGGCTAATATCACAGCCTGCATTGATAGCCTTCTTGCCCAGGATTTTCCATCCAAGCTGATGGAGATCATTGTTATCGACGATCATTCTGATGATGCTACTCCTGTCTTGGTACAAGCCTACGCCTCCCCGCTGGTTCGATTAATAAAATTGGCAGATTGGGCGGTAGCCGATACGATGGCTTTCAAGAAAGCGGCCATTCAAGCGGGTGTTCAGGTGGCGAAAGGCGAATTGATCCTCACCACTGATGCCGACTGTGTGGTTCCCCAGAAGTGGCTGCGGTACATGACGAGTTATTTTGAAGGGAATGATGTTAAATGTATTGTGGGGCCAGTTGCTTTCCATGAAGAAAAGACTCATTTGGAGCGTTTTCAGTCGTTGGACTTTCTGGGGATGATGCTCATCACTGGCGCCGGGATTCAATCGAAAATCCTACACATGGGGAATGGCGCAAACCTGGCATATCCTCGGGCCGTTTTTCAGGCAGTGAATGGCTTTGACGGGGTCATGGACCGAGCGTCTGGCGACGATATGTTTCTTTTACAAAAAATAATAGCAAAATACCCTGGAAAGATGGGTTTTCTAAAACAAAGGGAGGCGACGATCCTGACTAAAGCCAAACCTGATTTGTCTGCTTTTATCCAACAAAGGATTAGATGGGGGACTAAAAATACAAGCTATGGTGAAAGGACGATCACCTTAGTGGCTGGTCTTGTCTTTTTGACTTGCTGGAGCCTCCTCCTAAGTGGGTTGGCTATTTTATGGGGCGGATGGATCGCTCTGCTTTTTTGCCTGCTTCTGTGGGGTATTAAATCCTTGGCTGATTATCATTTACTCACCAATGCAACTGCTTTTTTTCATCGAAAAGATTTGCGGCGCTTTTTTTGGATGGGACAGATCGGGCATGTTTTTTATATTGCTTTTATTGGCCTGGCTGCTTTGGTGGTGAAACGGTATGTGTGGAAAGGGAGGAGGGTTGAGTAA